CGTAGGTCTGGAGGGCAAGTCGGTAGCCGGGGCCACGCAGTGAGGCGACGTCAGTGCACGCACCGTCGACAAAGACCAGTCCGGCGATCCGCGCAGAAGTGTCTTGAGCCGCATAGGCTTCGATGATCGCCGCGCCGACGCTGTGGCCGACAAGGATGACCTTGGCTTGGGGTCGAGGCGCGACTGCATCGATGACCGCCCCAAGGTCACGGGCCATCCGTTCAACAGTGCGCAGTTCGAAATCGACATCGCTGCGGCCATAGCCCGCCCGGCAATACACGACAGTCTGTGTTCGCTCGGCCACCTCGGGTTGGACGAGGCCCCAAAATGTGTGCGCGACACCTAAACCCGATTCGAAGACCACGATGAGCTCTTGGCCATCACCGCTCGGATGCGTGGTCATGTACTGCAGGCGGCGACCGTCGGAGGTCTGGGCGAACGCAATCGTGCCAAACGGACTCATTTCGAATGTACGTGTAGCGCGGGGCTCATTCGCCATCTGAACGAAGCTACCAAAGGCGATGGAAACTACCGGCGAGGTCTCAGTAAGGGGCAGTCGGCGGGTACTGAAGCGAGGGTGGCAGCAGTTTCTTGTTGTGTTGATCCGCGGCCCAGTAGGCCCAGACCATGCCGCCGATCCAGGTGAAGAACCACAGGAACCACGCGATACCGAGTGTGAAGAACCCGATCAAGAACAACAGGATGTTGATGCCGAACATGATGAAGGCGCCCGGGACGGTCGCGTAGAGCATGCCGAGGCAACCGAACAGCCCGGCCAGCAGTGCGGCCAGCCCAGGGTTCTTCGTCGGCATGGCCGGCGCATACATGTTGACCTGGATTGGGGCTGTCCCCGGGTACGGATAGGGGTTCGGACCGGCGGCGAAGTAGCCGGGCGGCGGGCTCAGTTCGGGCTGCAACATCGGCGGGGGTGGTTGCGGCGTCGGTTGTGGTGGGACTGCTGGCAGATAGTTGTCGTCGGCCTGGCTCATGATCGCCCCCTGGGTTCGCTCGGTGAGCTGAGGCTACTCCCGGACGACCGCGTCCGCGTGGGCAATTTTTGTTCGTCGAGCAGGGCGCGTGGCCGGTGTGGGAGTACGCCCGCGGGCGAGCTGCGAACGCGTCAGCGTTGCCTCAGCGCGATCACCTCCTCGGTCAGTGCGCGAGCGGCCGTGATCGGCTTGGTGGAGCGCTCCAGCTTGGAACCCAGCAGCGCGCCGTCGTAGATCAACTGGATTTTGCGGGCCAGTGTCGCGGGGGAGTCGGTGTCGGCCTGTTTCAGCAGGGCGGTCAGTGTGGCCCGCAGCCACTTGCGGTGTGCCCGTACCGGTTCGAGCTCAACACCGGGGTATTCGGTGGCGGCGTTGGCGTACAGGCAGCCGCGGTAGTCGCGCAGGACCGCCGATTGTGAGGCGAGGTCGAAAAAGCTCAGGATGCGTCGCACCGGATCGTGCACTCCGGCGACCGCCTGTTCCCAGCGGTTGCGATCAGCGTGATCCAAATCGGTGAGGTAGGCGATCACCAAGGCGTCTTTGGAGCCGTAGGTGCTGTAGAGGCTCGCCTTGGCGACCCCGGCCTCCCGCAGGAT
The window above is part of the Mycolicibacterium fortuitum subsp. fortuitum genome. Proteins encoded here:
- a CDS encoding alpha/beta fold hydrolase; the protein is MANEPRATRTFEMSPFGTIAFAQTSDGRRLQYMTTHPSGDGQELIVVFESGLGVAHTFWGLVQPEVAERTQTVVYCRAGYGRSDVDFELRTVERMARDLGAVIDAVAPRPQAKVILVGHSVGAAIIEAYAAQDTSARIAGLVFVDGACTDVASLRGPGYRLALQTYAVVTQVFARIGATRWMVGKLVDPVLPAAYAAEAKNYELTTAATQNQARETRGWLQALSAPHIHRPLPDVPVTVLSGDRISRLLPKTHRAILASHRRLASQAPQGRHIVIDSGHNIPLDRPHAITTAIADIIDTLTTLDDKN
- a CDS encoding TetR/AcrR family transcriptional regulator, with translation MSTPRTVTAPKAEPTAGTVPPAQRLLDTAAELFASQGIRAIGIDTILREAGVAKASLYSTYGSKDALVIAYLTDLDHADRNRWEQAVAGVHDPVRRILSFFDLASQSAVLRDYRGCLYANAATEYPGVELEPVRAHRKWLRATLTALLKQADTDSPATLARKIQLIYDGALLGSKLERSTKPITAARALTEEVIALRQR